One genomic region from Amycolatopsis sp. FBCC-B4732 encodes:
- the glgP gene encoding alpha-glucan family phosphorylase, giving the protein MRAVRRFTVRASLPESLSGLGALATNLRWTWHPPTRDLFASMDAELFNAVRDPLRMLTALPPARLDELAVDDGFLARARAAAEDLQRYLDEPRWYQQRGDADLPPAVAYFSMEFGVTEALPNYSGGLGVLAGDHLKAASDLGVPMVGVGLLYRNGYFRQSLSLDGWQVEHYPVIDPNAFPLELLTAGGRPVLIGVAMPGGRELCAQIWQARVGRVPLLLLDTDVEANDEDLRGVTDRLYGGDADHRLRQEILAGIGGFRAVRKYCELTGHPQPMVFHTNEGHAGFLGLERAREIVQADGLAFDEAMPAVRAGTLFTTHTPVSAGIDRFPVDLVQRYFNDGRLVPDIDPRRVLALGAEDNPGLFNMAHMGLRLAQRANGVSQLHGRVTRRMFSRLWPGFDHDEVPISSVTNGVHGPTWVARELSTLLGREWGLDVGEGPLRDGVSDAQLWGLRRELREKLVHEVRRRVRAAWLQRGASPLELGWVDSVFDPDVLTVGFARRVPTYKRLTLMLRDPERLRTLLLNEERPLQVVVAGKSHPADENGKQLIQQIVRFVDGADVRHRIVFLPDYDMSMARYLYRGCDVWLNNPVRPLEACGTSGMKSALNGGLNLSIRDGWWDECYDGSNGWAIPTADGVTDPLRRDDLEAAALYELLGQQIAPLFYDRSADGVPTGWLSMVWHTLETLGPRVQASRMVREYVDNGYLPASRMVAEATGDGYRGALSLADYRTKLEVSWPRLRIFDSELLVEQTEPLVVGTEVTIRARIDLAGLNPSEVDIQAVVGQVADDDELRDAVTVPMTEDGIGAFAARLKLPRPGSIGYTVRVLPKHGLLATPAELARVVLA; this is encoded by the coding sequence ATGCGTGCAGTCCGCCGGTTCACCGTCCGCGCCAGTCTCCCGGAGTCCTTGTCCGGCCTCGGCGCGCTGGCCACCAACCTGCGCTGGACCTGGCACCCGCCCACGCGCGACCTGTTCGCGTCGATGGACGCCGAGCTGTTCAACGCCGTGCGCGATCCGCTGCGGATGCTCACCGCGCTGCCGCCGGCCCGGCTCGACGAGCTGGCCGTCGACGACGGCTTCCTCGCGCGCGCCCGCGCCGCGGCCGAGGACCTGCAGCGGTACCTCGACGAGCCGCGCTGGTACCAGCAGCGCGGCGACGCGGACCTGCCGCCCGCGGTCGCCTACTTCTCGATGGAGTTCGGCGTCACCGAAGCCCTGCCGAACTACTCCGGCGGCCTCGGCGTGCTGGCCGGCGACCACCTCAAGGCCGCGTCCGACCTGGGCGTGCCGATGGTCGGCGTCGGGCTGCTCTACCGCAACGGCTACTTCCGGCAGTCGCTCTCGCTGGACGGCTGGCAGGTCGAGCACTACCCGGTGATCGACCCGAACGCGTTCCCCCTGGAGCTGCTGACCGCGGGCGGGCGGCCGGTGCTGATCGGCGTCGCGATGCCGGGCGGGCGCGAGCTGTGCGCCCAGATCTGGCAGGCCCGCGTCGGGCGCGTGCCGCTGCTGCTGCTCGACACCGACGTCGAGGCCAACGACGAAGACCTGCGCGGCGTCACCGACCGCCTCTACGGCGGCGACGCCGACCACCGGCTGCGGCAGGAGATCCTGGCCGGCATCGGCGGTTTCCGCGCGGTGCGCAAGTACTGCGAGCTGACCGGCCACCCGCAGCCGATGGTGTTCCACACGAACGAAGGCCACGCGGGTTTCCTGGGGCTGGAGCGCGCCCGCGAGATCGTGCAGGCCGACGGCCTCGCGTTCGACGAAGCCATGCCCGCCGTCCGCGCCGGGACGCTGTTCACCACGCACACCCCGGTCAGCGCGGGCATCGACCGGTTCCCGGTGGACCTGGTGCAGCGTTACTTCAACGACGGCAGGCTGGTGCCGGACATCGACCCGAGACGGGTGCTCGCGCTCGGCGCCGAGGACAACCCCGGCCTGTTCAACATGGCGCACATGGGCCTGCGGCTGGCGCAGCGCGCGAACGGCGTCTCCCAGCTGCACGGGCGCGTCACGCGGCGGATGTTCTCCCGGCTGTGGCCCGGTTTCGACCACGACGAGGTGCCGATCTCGTCGGTGACCAACGGCGTCCACGGCCCGACGTGGGTGGCGCGCGAGCTGAGCACGCTGCTCGGCCGCGAGTGGGGCCTCGACGTCGGCGAAGGGCCGCTGCGCGACGGCGTCTCGGACGCCCAGCTGTGGGGGCTGCGGCGCGAGCTGCGCGAGAAGCTCGTGCACGAGGTCCGGCGCCGGGTGCGTGCGGCGTGGCTGCAGCGCGGCGCGTCCCCGCTGGAGCTGGGCTGGGTGGACTCGGTCTTCGACCCGGACGTGCTGACGGTCGGGTTCGCCCGCCGCGTCCCGACGTACAAGCGGCTGACGCTGATGCTGCGCGACCCCGAGCGCCTGCGCACGCTGCTGCTCAACGAGGAGCGGCCGCTGCAGGTCGTCGTGGCCGGCAAGTCGCACCCGGCCGACGAGAACGGCAAGCAGCTGATCCAGCAGATCGTCCGCTTCGTCGACGGCGCGGACGTCCGGCACCGGATCGTCTTCCTGCCGGACTACGACATGTCGATGGCGCGCTACCTCTACCGCGGCTGCGACGTCTGGCTGAACAACCCGGTGCGCCCCCTGGAGGCGTGCGGGACGTCGGGCATGAAGTCGGCGCTGAACGGCGGCCTCAACCTGTCGATCCGCGACGGCTGGTGGGACGAGTGCTACGACGGCAGCAACGGCTGGGCGATCCCGACCGCGGACGGCGTCACCGACCCCCTGCGCCGCGACGACCTCGAGGCGGCGGCGCTGTACGAGCTGCTCGGCCAGCAGATCGCCCCGCTGTTCTACGACCGCTCGGCCGACGGCGTCCCGACCGGCTGGCTGTCGATGGTGTGGCACACGCTGGAGACGCTCGGCCCGCGCGTCCAGGCGTCCAGGATGGTCCGCGAGTACGTGGACAACGGCTACCTCCCGGCTTCCCGCATGGTGGCCGAGGCAACGGGCGACGGCTACCGCGGCGCGCTGTCCCTGGCGGACTACCGCACGAAGCTCGAGGTCTCCTGGCCCCGCCTGCGCATCTTCGACTCGGAACTGCTGGTGGAGCAGACCGAGCCGCTGGTGGTCGGCACGGAGGTGACGATCCGCGCCCGCATCGACCTGGCCGGCCTGAACCCGTCCGAAGTGGACATCCAAGCGGTGGTCGGCCAGGTGGCCGACGACGACGAACTCCGCGACGCGGTGACGGTCCCGATGACGGAGGACGGCATCGGCGCGTTCGCGGCCCGCTTGAAGCTGCCGAGGCCGGGGTCGATCGGGTACACCGTGCGGGTGCTGCCGAAGCACGGGTTGCTGGCGACCCCGGCGGAACTGGCGCGGGTCGTGCTGGCCTGA
- a CDS encoding neutral zinc metallopeptidase, which yields MIHGGGRRALVALLAVAAVAVSGCNDKGGSGSGPVRDNGAGSVSGLPVTHFESGLKPDAPSPDLDVRNADGGEDDKLATAAIADVQTYWGEHLKADFGQQFEPVKSLLSYDAQTDTEKTGCGSVKKLVNAFYCPVDDSVAWDRGVLLPMLRQRFGPMSVVVVLAHEFGHAVQYRLGDKAGITKSTPTVVKEQQADCFAGGYFRWVAEDKSKFYRVSTSEGLNQVMASMFLIRDQAGTSAADKGAHGTAFDRTYAFQAGFEKGPKECAAMNADNVKARLTERPFDKGDTGKGDAKFTDQAVELLKKSLDEAFKGAGVAGPEITDGGSCQTTPPASYCPGDNTVSIDLAKLSQLAQPIDREAEMKGEDPGGMGDFAAFSEVASRYALGIQKGVGASIDNANAGLRTACLVGAWAAFTNRPGDLRLSAGDLDEAIADLLQPESLVSADVNGKRPDSGFDRVESLRKGYLEGSSVCSKQYG from the coding sequence ATGATCCATGGGGGAGGACGGCGCGCGCTGGTCGCGTTGCTCGCCGTCGCGGCCGTGGCCGTGAGCGGGTGCAACGACAAGGGCGGTTCGGGGAGCGGTCCGGTCCGGGACAACGGCGCCGGTTCGGTGTCCGGGCTGCCGGTGACGCACTTCGAGAGCGGCCTCAAGCCGGACGCGCCGTCGCCGGATCTCGACGTCCGCAACGCCGACGGCGGCGAGGACGACAAGCTCGCCACGGCCGCCATCGCCGACGTCCAGACGTACTGGGGCGAGCACCTGAAGGCCGACTTCGGGCAGCAGTTCGAGCCGGTGAAGTCGCTGCTGTCCTACGACGCGCAGACCGACACCGAGAAGACCGGCTGCGGCAGCGTGAAGAAGCTCGTGAACGCGTTCTACTGCCCGGTCGACGACTCGGTGGCGTGGGACCGCGGCGTGCTGCTGCCGATGCTGCGCCAGCGGTTCGGCCCGATGTCGGTGGTCGTCGTGCTCGCGCACGAGTTCGGCCACGCCGTCCAGTACCGGCTCGGCGACAAGGCCGGGATCACCAAGAGCACCCCGACCGTGGTCAAGGAGCAGCAGGCCGACTGCTTCGCCGGCGGCTACTTCCGCTGGGTCGCCGAGGACAAGAGCAAGTTCTACCGGGTGTCGACGTCCGAGGGCCTGAACCAGGTGATGGCGTCGATGTTCCTGATCCGCGACCAGGCGGGCACCAGCGCCGCCGACAAGGGCGCGCACGGCACGGCGTTCGACCGCACGTACGCGTTCCAGGCCGGGTTCGAGAAGGGCCCGAAGGAGTGCGCGGCGATGAACGCCGACAACGTGAAGGCCCGGCTCACCGAGCGCCCGTTCGACAAGGGCGACACCGGCAAGGGCGACGCGAAGTTCACCGACCAGGCCGTCGAGCTGCTGAAGAAGAGCCTCGACGAGGCCTTCAAGGGCGCCGGCGTCGCCGGCCCGGAGATCACCGACGGCGGCAGCTGCCAGACCACCCCGCCGGCGTCGTACTGCCCGGGCGACAACACGGTGAGCATCGACCTGGCGAAGCTGTCGCAGCTGGCCCAGCCGATCGACCGCGAGGCCGAGATGAAGGGCGAGGACCCGGGCGGCATGGGCGACTTCGCGGCGTTCTCGGAGGTCGCTTCGCGGTACGCGCTCGGTATCCAGAAGGGCGTCGGCGCGTCGATCGACAACGCGAACGCGGGCCTGCGCACGGCGTGCCTGGTCGGCGCTTGGGCGGCGTTCACGAACCGGCCGGGCGACCTGCGGCTGTCGGCTGGTGACCTCGATGAGGCCATCGCGGATCTGCTGCAGCCGGAGAGCCTGGTGTCGGCGGACGTGAACGGGAAGCGCCCGGACAGTGGTTTCGACCGGGTCGAGTCGCTCCGGAAGGGTTATCTCGAGGGCTCGTCGGTCTGCTCGAAGCAGTACGGCTGA
- a CDS encoding tetratricopeptide repeat protein, which yields MTQPRGSAAKSAALSAALSGAVDLSALKARADSAQRQPAPQAGPPGGDGPPPPVSTDAVIDVTEATFQTEVVERSLRQLVIVDLWAEWCGPCKQLSPVLERLAAESAGAWVVAKVDVDANPRIAQLFGAQSIPTIVAIGGGQPVDAFSGALPEPEIRKWINALLDALRDKLPSIREAEANGGGPVEEPEDPRFTEAEEAFERGDFAAAQAAYERILDVEPANELAKNALAQVKFTARAESADPEALAKADADPTDLTAQLDAADLEIAANDVEAGFKRLIDAVRRTAGEDRNRVREHLVALFDLFDPADDRVMKARRDLASALF from the coding sequence GTGACACAGCCACGCGGATCTGCAGCGAAGTCAGCGGCCTTGTCGGCCGCCCTCTCCGGCGCGGTCGACCTGTCCGCGCTCAAGGCCCGCGCCGACTCGGCGCAGCGCCAGCCGGCCCCGCAGGCCGGCCCGCCCGGCGGCGACGGGCCGCCGCCGCCCGTCTCGACCGACGCCGTGATCGATGTCACCGAGGCGACCTTCCAGACCGAGGTCGTCGAGCGGTCCCTGCGCCAGCTGGTGATCGTCGACCTGTGGGCCGAGTGGTGCGGCCCGTGCAAGCAGCTGTCCCCGGTGCTGGAGCGGCTCGCCGCCGAGTCCGCCGGCGCGTGGGTCGTGGCCAAGGTCGACGTCGACGCCAACCCGCGCATCGCGCAGCTGTTCGGCGCCCAGTCCATCCCGACGATCGTCGCCATCGGCGGCGGCCAGCCGGTCGACGCGTTCTCCGGCGCGCTGCCCGAGCCGGAGATCCGCAAGTGGATCAACGCGCTCCTGGACGCCCTGCGCGACAAGCTCCCGTCGATCCGCGAGGCGGAGGCCAACGGCGGCGGCCCGGTCGAGGAGCCCGAGGACCCGCGCTTCACCGAAGCGGAAGAGGCCTTCGAGCGCGGCGACTTCGCCGCGGCCCAGGCGGCGTACGAGCGCATCCTCGACGTCGAGCCGGCCAACGAGCTGGCGAAGAACGCCCTGGCCCAGGTCAAGTTCACCGCCCGCGCGGAGAGCGCTGACCCGGAGGCCCTCGCCAAGGCCGACGCCGACCCGACCGACCTGACGGCCCAGCTCGACGCGGCCGACCTGGAGATCGCGGCGAACGACGTCGAGGCGGGCTTCAAGCGCCTCATTGACGCGGTCCGCCGCACGGCGGGGGAGGACCGCAACCGGGTCCGCGAGCACTTGGTGGCGTTGTTCGACCTCTTCGACCCGGCCGACGACCGCGTGATGAAGGCCCGCCGAGACCTGGCGAGCGCCCTCTTCTGA
- a CDS encoding thiamine-binding protein → MIVAFSVSPSGGEPDGGVSEAVAKAVKVVRDSGLPNSTNAMFTNIEGEWDEVMDVVKRAVEAAGEGSARVGLVLKADIRPGFEGQLEAKVDRIEAHLRDAD, encoded by the coding sequence ATGATCGTCGCGTTCAGCGTGAGCCCGTCCGGCGGGGAGCCCGACGGCGGGGTGAGCGAAGCCGTCGCCAAGGCCGTCAAGGTGGTCCGCGACTCCGGGCTGCCCAACTCGACCAACGCGATGTTCACGAACATCGAGGGCGAGTGGGACGAGGTGATGGACGTCGTCAAGCGCGCGGTCGAGGCCGCGGGCGAAGGCTCGGCGCGCGTCGGGCTGGTCCTCAAGGCGGACATCCGGCCGGGCTTCGAGGGCCAGCTGGAAGCCAAGGTGGACCGGATCGAAGCGCACCTCCGCGACGCGGACTAG
- a CDS encoding MarR family winged helix-turn-helix transcriptional regulator, with amino-acid sequence MNRPLPFDPIARAAALWEDRIGPSGTMAAVTGVMRVQQIIQSAVDGALKPHGLTFARYEALVLLTFARSDSLPMRVMGERLQLHPTSVTNIVDRLERDGLVKRVPHPTDRRTTLVEITDEGRKRRETATEAVTTIDFGLSGLTERQTEQLTDLLTKVRRAAGDFTE; translated from the coding sequence ATGAACCGTCCGCTGCCGTTCGACCCGATCGCCCGCGCGGCCGCGCTCTGGGAGGACCGGATCGGCCCCTCCGGGACCATGGCCGCGGTGACCGGGGTGATGCGGGTCCAGCAGATCATCCAGTCCGCGGTGGACGGCGCGCTCAAGCCGCACGGCCTGACCTTCGCCCGGTACGAAGCACTGGTGCTGCTCACCTTCGCCCGCAGCGACAGCCTGCCGATGCGGGTGATGGGCGAGCGGCTCCAGCTGCACCCCACCAGTGTCACCAACATAGTCGACCGGCTGGAGCGCGACGGGCTCGTCAAACGCGTCCCGCACCCGACGGACCGCCGCACCACGCTCGTCGAGATCACCGACGAAGGCCGCAAGCGCCGCGAGACCGCGACCGAGGCCGTGACGACCATCGACTTCGGACTGTCCGGGCTCACCGAGCGGCAGACCGAGCAGCTGACCGACCTGCTGACGAAGGTCCGCCGGGCGGCGGGCGACTTCACGGAATGA
- a CDS encoding DUF3817 domain-containing protein — translation MSSKAALVFRVAAVAEALSWAALLVGMFLKYVVHSSGEGGVPVIGMVHGVIFVLYVVVSLSVAKPLGWRPKTLVLALLASIPPLFTWLFEKWALRNGKLDGPQRLSHGGVGLFQVREPVAA, via the coding sequence GTGTCCAGCAAGGCCGCTCTAGTATTCCGCGTGGCCGCAGTAGCCGAAGCCCTTTCCTGGGCGGCGCTGCTTGTCGGGATGTTCCTCAAGTACGTCGTCCACTCCTCCGGCGAGGGCGGCGTGCCCGTCATCGGCATGGTGCACGGCGTGATCTTCGTCCTCTACGTGGTCGTCTCCCTGTCCGTGGCGAAGCCGCTCGGCTGGCGCCCGAAGACGCTGGTCCTCGCCCTGCTCGCGAGCATCCCGCCGCTGTTCACGTGGCTGTTCGAGAAGTGGGCGCTGCGCAACGGCAAGCTCGACGGCCCGCAGCGGCTGTCCCACGGCGGTGTCGGCCTGTTCCAGGTGCGCGAACCCGTCGCCGCCTGA
- a CDS encoding GH92 family glycosyl hydrolase has protein sequence MKSKVLAGALTLAVVATGVSPAVASASGGDALDAVNTFIGTQDEGNTFPGASAPFGMTQVSPITSHYAGYRYTDTAIRGFGHFFLSGAGCWEQGGLVSTLPTTGEVGPGKAFDTSAPETFDQKQYAAPFTHDGEVGKPGYYKVHLTGYGGVEVETTAATRAGVERYTFAKPGDANVFVNVGQADDKEPVTGSSIRVVDDRTVEGTVESQAFCGGKPYTTYFTTKFDKPFKSSGTWSPTGGTPGSRSSAGGAGLRGAWLTFAGGGQVTATTAISQVDAQGARVNLASERIRSFDAAKADVQRTWRHELSTVDIKGGTTDDRTVFYTSLYHALLQPLTANDADGRYYGFDKKIHRAVGWTYYDFFSLWDTYRSQNQLLALLRPSRAKDIAKSILAIHDQGGWLPRWAYASQETNTMTGDPVTPFLVDLWRFGALSGEETRAYQALLQNSTQIPPASSPFQGRSGNASYQADGFVQYDPDFPKKGQDTDPNHGASATLEYALGDCSLSVMAAALGKKDDAAALAAKGRTYRTLWDETQTDRGFTGFFRPKVAGGAWFSPADKPYSPQSQDGFHEGTAWQYQWLVQQDVPGLEQRMGGPAATGKRLDDFFAYDELVKNPATAVRENWVVGPYDYYDQFRYNPNNEPDLHSPWMYALTGQPAKTSTVVRAAHTLFTNAPNGVTGNDDLGTMSAWYVFSALGLYPAVPGTGNFVLNTPRFAKSVLHLENGRDITIKAPGADGAKLQYVAGLKVGSKPSDKVYVGFDQLKRGATLDFSLTADVAKATWGTSPSAAPVSPCSD, from the coding sequence GTGAAGAGCAAGGTCCTGGCGGGCGCGTTGACGCTCGCCGTGGTGGCGACGGGGGTGAGTCCCGCGGTCGCTTCGGCGTCCGGCGGGGACGCTCTCGACGCCGTGAACACGTTCATCGGCACGCAGGACGAGGGGAACACCTTCCCGGGTGCCTCGGCGCCGTTCGGGATGACGCAGGTCAGCCCGATCACCTCGCACTACGCCGGCTACCGCTACACCGACACCGCGATCCGCGGGTTCGGGCACTTCTTCCTGTCCGGCGCGGGCTGCTGGGAGCAGGGGGGCCTCGTCTCGACGCTGCCGACCACCGGCGAAGTCGGCCCCGGCAAGGCGTTCGACACGAGTGCGCCCGAAACATTCGACCAGAAGCAGTACGCGGCGCCGTTCACCCACGACGGCGAGGTCGGCAAGCCCGGCTACTACAAGGTCCACCTGACCGGCTACGGCGGCGTCGAGGTCGAGACGACCGCGGCGACCCGGGCGGGCGTCGAGCGGTACACCTTCGCGAAGCCCGGTGATGCCAACGTCTTCGTCAACGTGGGGCAGGCCGACGACAAGGAACCGGTGACGGGCAGCAGCATCCGCGTCGTCGACGACCGGACCGTCGAAGGAACCGTGGAGTCGCAGGCCTTCTGCGGCGGCAAGCCCTACACGACCTACTTCACGACGAAGTTCGACAAGCCCTTCAAGTCCTCGGGCACGTGGTCGCCGACCGGTGGCACGCCGGGCTCCCGCTCCTCCGCGGGCGGGGCCGGCCTGCGCGGCGCGTGGCTGACGTTCGCGGGCGGCGGCCAGGTCACCGCCACCACCGCCATCTCCCAGGTGGACGCCCAAGGCGCGCGGGTCAACCTGGCGTCGGAGCGCATCCGGTCGTTCGACGCGGCCAAGGCCGACGTCCAGCGCACCTGGCGGCACGAGCTGTCCACCGTGGACATCAAGGGCGGCACGACCGACGACCGCACGGTGTTCTACACCTCGCTCTACCACGCCTTGCTGCAGCCGCTGACGGCCAACGACGCCGACGGCCGCTACTACGGCTTCGACAAGAAGATCCACCGCGCGGTCGGCTGGACCTACTACGACTTCTTCTCGCTGTGGGACACCTACCGCTCCCAGAACCAGCTCCTCGCGCTGCTGCGGCCGAGCCGGGCGAAGGACATCGCCAAGAGCATCCTCGCCATCCACGACCAGGGCGGCTGGCTGCCGCGGTGGGCGTACGCGAGCCAGGAGACGAACACGATGACCGGCGACCCGGTCACGCCGTTCCTGGTCGACCTCTGGCGCTTCGGGGCGCTCTCGGGCGAGGAAACGCGCGCCTACCAGGCGTTGCTGCAGAACTCGACGCAGATCCCGCCCGCGTCGTCGCCGTTCCAGGGCCGCTCGGGCAACGCGAGCTACCAAGCCGACGGGTTCGTGCAGTACGACCCGGACTTCCCGAAGAAGGGTCAGGACACCGACCCGAACCACGGCGCGTCGGCGACGCTGGAGTACGCACTCGGTGACTGTTCACTGTCGGTCATGGCGGCCGCGCTCGGCAAAAAGGACGACGCCGCGGCGCTGGCCGCGAAGGGCCGGACCTACCGGACGCTGTGGGACGAAACGCAGACCGACCGCGGCTTCACCGGCTTCTTCCGGCCGAAGGTGGCCGGCGGTGCCTGGTTCAGCCCGGCCGACAAGCCGTACAGCCCGCAGAGCCAGGACGGCTTCCACGAGGGCACGGCCTGGCAGTACCAGTGGCTGGTCCAGCAGGACGTCCCCGGCCTGGAGCAGCGGATGGGCGGCCCGGCGGCCACCGGGAAGCGCCTCGACGACTTCTTCGCCTACGACGAACTGGTGAAGAACCCGGCGACCGCGGTGCGCGAGAACTGGGTCGTCGGCCCGTACGACTACTACGACCAGTTCCGCTACAACCCGAACAACGAGCCGGACCTGCACTCGCCGTGGATGTACGCGCTCACCGGGCAGCCGGCGAAGACGTCGACGGTCGTGCGGGCCGCGCACACGCTGTTCACGAACGCGCCCAACGGTGTCACCGGGAACGACGACCTCGGCACCATGTCGGCCTGGTACGTCTTCAGCGCCCTCGGTCTCTACCCGGCCGTCCCAGGGACTGGGAACTTCGTGCTCAACACGCCGCGGTTCGCCAAGTCCGTGCTGCACCTGGAGAACGGGCGCGACATCACGATCAAGGCGCCCGGCGCGGACGGTGCGAAGCTGCAGTACGTCGCGGGGCTGAAGGTCGGTTCGAAGCCGAGCGACAAGGTGTACGTCGGCTTCGACCAACTCAAGCGCGGCGCGACGCTGGACTTCTCCCTGACTGCTGACGTCGCGAAGGCGACGTGGGGGACTTCGCCGTCCGCAGCACCGGTTTCCCCGTGTTCTGACTAG